A single Sporosarcina sp. FSL W8-0480 DNA region contains:
- a CDS encoding methylmalonyl-CoA mutase family protein: protein MTIENMKKTTFEKADFRQWKVLAEQSLKGKPYESLLTETWEGINLQPLYYEKTNSKNTKIIQTMKDSPDWIIAQQTIADDASSFINQLKSSLEKGNESIVYDGMFQFDWGDEELLQLASLLSEYPVFFMNIASDDPILRAFDFVHHENRETVQGVVQLKDWVIPVGYKKLRTDGADLWKVHHDGADAVTELAIALSEAARIAGAAESFQTFADNFFVRFAIDTHFFMEIAKLRAFRILWKAFSNAYEIEDAPHIPVMAVTSLRSYSKLDPYVNLLRAGNETFASILGGADIITVHPHDILTGPNESSIRYAKNIQLVLKEETHVEKVLDPAGGSYFIEDLTDELVEKAWALFLEIEKNGGIHVFLQRDELKELLSKRQSEVNTNKKSLIGTNIYADLGTTNFADNDAYKQLNRLAKPFENLRKKASENQPKTVLLTFGELKNFKPRADFVTGFLASGGIKSEWSPSFQSAEQAIEWLETVKPDYAIVCTTDEELSGRIVESILEKMPEGLLLDVAGKVDKETEQKWIEKGLNGIIYNGQNKIEKLYSIFDAWQEGAAK, encoded by the coding sequence TTGACAATTGAGAATATGAAAAAAACAACATTTGAAAAAGCAGACTTCAGGCAGTGGAAAGTACTTGCCGAACAATCACTAAAAGGAAAGCCTTATGAGAGTTTATTAACAGAAACTTGGGAAGGCATCAACCTACAACCTCTCTACTATGAAAAAACAAACTCAAAAAACACCAAAATCATTCAAACGATGAAAGATAGTCCGGATTGGATAATTGCACAACAAACTATTGCCGATGATGCATCATCTTTTATTAACCAACTAAAAAGTTCACTTGAAAAAGGAAATGAATCCATCGTTTACGATGGCATGTTTCAATTTGACTGGGGAGATGAAGAATTACTGCAGTTGGCTTCATTGCTATCGGAGTACCCGGTGTTTTTTATGAACATCGCAAGTGATGATCCTATTTTAAGAGCTTTTGATTTTGTTCATCATGAAAATAGGGAGACAGTGCAGGGTGTCGTTCAATTGAAGGATTGGGTAATTCCGGTCGGGTATAAAAAATTAAGGACGGACGGTGCGGATCTTTGGAAAGTACATCATGATGGTGCCGATGCTGTAACTGAACTTGCGATAGCCCTTTCTGAGGCTGCCCGAATTGCTGGAGCAGCGGAATCATTCCAAACGTTTGCAGATAATTTCTTCGTCCGTTTTGCAATTGACACGCATTTCTTCATGGAAATCGCTAAATTACGGGCATTCCGCATACTATGGAAAGCTTTTTCAAACGCATACGAAATAGAAGATGCACCACATATTCCTGTAATGGCTGTCACTTCTTTAAGATCTTACTCGAAACTTGACCCTTACGTGAATTTACTGCGGGCGGGGAATGAAACATTTGCATCAATTTTGGGTGGGGCTGACATAATTACAGTTCATCCACACGATATTTTGACAGGTCCAAATGAAAGTTCGATACGATACGCAAAAAATATTCAACTTGTATTAAAGGAAGAAACACATGTGGAAAAAGTGTTGGACCCTGCAGGCGGATCGTATTTCATCGAAGACTTAACAGATGAGCTTGTTGAAAAGGCGTGGGCATTGTTCTTGGAGATTGAAAAAAATGGTGGGATTCACGTCTTTCTTCAAAGGGACGAATTGAAAGAACTTTTATCAAAACGTCAATCAGAAGTGAATACTAACAAAAAGTCACTGATCGGAACAAATATCTATGCTGATCTTGGAACTACGAATTTTGCGGATAACGATGCATATAAGCAACTGAATCGATTGGCGAAACCATTCGAGAATCTTCGGAAAAAAGCAAGTGAAAACCAACCTAAAACCGTATTACTGACATTCGGAGAGTTGAAAAACTTCAAGCCACGTGCTGATTTCGTTACGGGATTCTTGGCTTCTGGTGGTATAAAAAGCGAATGGAGTCCTTCATTCCAATCAGCTGAACAGGCTATTGAATGGTTGGAAACAGTGAAACCTGATTATGCGATAGTCTGTACTACGGACGAAGAACTTTCCGGTAGAATTGTAGAGTCAATCCTTGAAAAAATGCCTGAAGGCCTTTTATTGGATGTTGCCGGTAAAGTCGATAAAGAGACTGAGCAAAAGTGGATTGAAAAAGGGTTGAACGGCATTATTTACAATGGTCAAAACAAAATTGAAAAACTCTATTCCATTTTTGATGCATGGCAAGAGGGGGCTGCGAAATGA
- a CDS encoding dihydrolipoamide acetyltransferase family protein, which produces MAIEKIEMPKLGESVTEGTIEKWLVKIGDTVNKYDPLAEVNTDKVTAEIPSSFAGTIKEIIVKEGETVDVGVVVCTIETEGGAEGNAEQESQPVAVPAKEEPANEMPAAGSQKPASPLQRGAGAARFSPAVMRMAQENNIDLSLVQGSGKEGRITRKDLQAIIDSGEIPTAVPVAAEQVAEVVQAAPVQEARPVSKPAVAESIPTAAGDIEIPITGVRRAIATNMLRSKHEAPHAWTMIEVDVTNLVQYRDSLKNDFKQKEGFNLTYFAFFVKAVSQALKEFPMMNSMWAGDKIIQKKDINISIAVATEDALYVPVIKHADEKTIKGIGREINELASKVRSGKLKSDEMLGGTFTVNNTGSFGSIQSMGIINYPQAAILQVESIVKRPVVMNGGMIAVRDMVNLCLSLDHRVLDGLVAGRFLARVKEILENITADNTSVY; this is translated from the coding sequence GTGGCAATTGAAAAAATCGAAATGCCCAAACTTGGTGAAAGTGTTACAGAAGGAACGATTGAAAAGTGGCTTGTGAAAATAGGCGATACGGTTAATAAATACGATCCATTGGCAGAAGTGAATACGGATAAAGTTACTGCAGAAATCCCTTCATCATTCGCTGGTACAATTAAAGAAATTATCGTAAAAGAAGGCGAAACTGTTGATGTAGGTGTCGTCGTTTGTACAATTGAAACAGAAGGCGGCGCAGAAGGAAACGCTGAACAAGAAAGTCAACCTGTTGCGGTTCCAGCAAAGGAAGAACCTGCAAACGAAATGCCGGCAGCTGGATCACAAAAACCGGCTTCACCTCTTCAACGCGGTGCAGGGGCAGCTCGCTTCTCACCAGCAGTCATGAGAATGGCGCAAGAAAACAATATCGATCTTTCTCTCGTTCAAGGATCCGGAAAAGAAGGACGTATTACCCGTAAAGACCTACAAGCAATTATCGACAGTGGTGAAATTCCAACAGCAGTACCAGTTGCAGCTGAACAAGTAGCTGAAGTCGTTCAGGCGGCTCCAGTCCAGGAAGCACGCCCTGTATCTAAACCGGCTGTCGCTGAGTCAATTCCTACTGCGGCTGGAGATATCGAAATTCCAATCACTGGTGTGCGCCGGGCTATTGCTACGAATATGCTCCGTTCTAAGCATGAAGCACCTCATGCTTGGACAATGATTGAAGTCGATGTCACGAATCTCGTCCAATACCGAGATTCTTTGAAAAACGATTTCAAACAAAAAGAAGGCTTCAATCTGACATACTTCGCGTTCTTCGTGAAGGCAGTATCACAGGCGTTGAAGGAATTCCCTATGATGAATTCGATGTGGGCAGGGGACAAAATCATCCAAAAGAAAGACATTAATATTTCCATCGCAGTCGCAACGGAAGATGCTTTATATGTACCTGTCATCAAACATGCCGATGAAAAAACGATCAAAGGAATCGGAAGGGAAATCAATGAATTGGCTTCAAAAGTCCGTTCAGGAAAACTCAAATCCGATGAAATGTTAGGCGGTACATTTACTGTAAACAACACAGGATCTTTCGGATCTATCCAATCGATGGGAATTATCAATTATCCACAAGCTGCTATCTTACAGGTCGAATCCATCGTGAAACGTCCTGTCGTTATGAATGGCGGCATGATTGCTGTTAGAGATATGGTAAACCTATGCCTATCACTTGATCACCGTGTATTGGACGGACTCGTAGCTGGTCGTTTCCTTGCACGCGTAAAAGAAATACTCGAAAACATCACCGCAGATAACACATCTGTCTATTGA
- a CDS encoding alpha-ketoacid dehydrogenase subunit beta — MAVLSYIDAITLAMKEEMERDENVFVLGEDVGRKGGVFKATTGLYDQFGEYRALDTPLAESAIAGVGIGAAMYGMRPIAEMQFADFIMPAVNQIVSEAAKIRYRSNNDWSCPIVIRAPFGGGIHGALYHSQSVESMFASTPGLKIVIPSTPYDAKGLLKAAIRDDDPVLFFEHKRAYRLIKGEVPEEEYVLPIGKADVKREGDDITIITYGLCVHFALQAAERLAEDGISAHILDLRTIYPLDKESIIEAASKTGKVLLVTEDNLEGSVMSEVSAIIAENCLFDLDAPIKRLAGPDVPAMPYAPTMEKFFMVNPDKVEKAARELAEF; from the coding sequence ATGGCTGTACTTTCATATATTGACGCGATTACACTTGCGATGAAGGAAGAAATGGAACGGGATGAAAACGTCTTCGTACTTGGAGAGGACGTTGGTAGAAAGGGTGGCGTATTTAAAGCGACAACTGGCCTTTATGACCAATTCGGTGAATACCGTGCACTTGATACACCACTTGCTGAATCTGCAATTGCTGGTGTTGGAATCGGAGCAGCGATGTACGGAATGCGTCCAATTGCAGAAATGCAATTCGCGGATTTCATCATGCCTGCAGTGAACCAGATTGTTTCAGAAGCAGCGAAAATCCGTTACCGTTCAAACAATGATTGGTCTTGTCCGATTGTTATCCGCGCGCCATTTGGTGGTGGAATTCATGGTGCGTTATACCATTCCCAATCAGTCGAGTCCATGTTTGCAAGTACACCGGGATTGAAAATTGTAATTCCTTCCACTCCTTACGACGCTAAAGGTCTATTGAAAGCTGCTATCAGGGATGATGATCCTGTCCTTTTCTTTGAGCATAAGCGTGCATACCGATTGATCAAAGGCGAAGTTCCTGAAGAGGAATACGTTTTGCCAATCGGAAAGGCCGATGTGAAGCGTGAGGGTGATGATATTACAATCATTACTTACGGACTATGTGTACATTTTGCATTGCAAGCAGCTGAAAGACTTGCTGAAGATGGAATTTCTGCACATATTTTAGACTTACGTACAATTTATCCACTTGATAAAGAATCTATCATTGAAGCAGCTTCAAAAACAGGTAAAGTATTGTTAGTTACTGAAGACAACCTTGAAGGAAGCGTAATGAGTGAAGTTTCAGCGATAATCGCAGAAAACTGCCTATTTGACCTTGATGCACCTATCAAACGTCTTGCGGGACCTGATGTTCCGGCTATGCCATATGCTCCTACAATGGAGAAGTTCTTCATGGTCAACCCGGATAAAGTTGAAAAAGCAGCGCGTGAATTAGCAGAATTTTAA
- a CDS encoding thiamine pyrophosphate-dependent dehydrogenase E1 component subunit alpha — MAKTRHEELGLTNENVLEIYETMVMARRLDERMWLLNRAGKIPFVISCQGQEAAQAGAAYALDKNKDWIAPYYRDMGVVLHFGMTPKELMLSAFAKAEDPNSGGRQMPGHFGQRKNRILTGSSPVTTQLPHAVGVALAAKMKNEDFITFVTLGEGSSNQGDFHEGMNFAGVHKLPTVIMVENNKYAISVPLEKQLACENVSDRAVGYGMPGVTVDGTDPLEVYRVVKEAADRARSGEGPSLVEAVCYRLTAHSSDDDHRLYRDAEELEAERKNDPIPKFAAYLKEVGVLDDSLEKEMDDRIKAIVNEATDYAEKAPYAEPEYALRHVYKEEGGDQ; from the coding sequence ATGGCGAAAACGCGTCATGAAGAATTAGGATTGACGAACGAAAATGTTCTAGAAATCTACGAAACAATGGTAATGGCTAGACGTTTGGACGAACGCATGTGGCTATTAAATCGTGCCGGAAAAATTCCATTCGTCATCTCCTGCCAAGGCCAAGAAGCCGCACAAGCCGGAGCAGCATACGCACTTGACAAGAACAAAGACTGGATTGCCCCATACTACCGTGACATGGGTGTCGTCCTCCATTTCGGAATGACACCAAAAGAACTAATGCTATCGGCATTCGCTAAAGCCGAAGATCCAAACTCCGGCGGTCGTCAAATGCCAGGTCACTTCGGACAACGTAAAAATCGCATCTTAACAGGATCTTCCCCTGTTACAACACAACTTCCGCATGCAGTCGGAGTTGCACTTGCGGCTAAAATGAAAAATGAAGACTTCATCACATTTGTCACATTAGGAGAAGGTTCATCCAACCAAGGGGACTTCCACGAAGGGATGAACTTTGCTGGAGTTCATAAATTACCGACTGTCATAATGGTTGAAAATAATAAATATGCAATTTCAGTACCGCTTGAAAAGCAACTTGCTTGTGAGAACGTTTCAGATCGTGCAGTTGGATACGGCATGCCTGGAGTAACGGTTGACGGTACAGACCCACTTGAAGTCTACCGTGTCGTGAAGGAAGCTGCAGATCGTGCACGTAGTGGGGAAGGACCAAGCCTTGTTGAAGCAGTTTGTTACCGTTTGACTGCGCACTCATCAGACGATGACCATCGTCTATACCGTGATGCTGAGGAACTTGAGGCAGAACGGAAAAACGATCCAATTCCTAAATTCGCAGCTTATTTGAAAGAAGTTGGTGTCTTGGATGATTCACTTGAAAAAGAAATGGACGATCGCATTAAGGCGATTGTGAATGAGGCGACTGACTATGCGGAGAAAGCACCTTACGCTGAACCGGAATATGCACTTCGCCATGTCTATAAAGAGGAAGGGGGAGACCAATAA
- the lpdA gene encoding dihydrolipoyl dehydrogenase has protein sequence MAVEYDVVILGGGTGGYVAAIRAAQLGLKTALVEKELLGGTCLHKGCIPSKALLKSAEVYKMAKTDSAHFGVDTDGATLNFTRVQARKEEIVQQLHKGVTALMKKGKIDVYEGFGRMLGPSIFSPMPGTISVEMNNGEENEMLILKNLILATGSRPRTLPGLELDEIQVLSSDGALRMTELPKSMLIVGGGVIGIEWASMLNDFGVEVTVIEYADRIIPTEDEDISKEMKKLLSKRGVTLITGAKVLPETLKKTEEAVTISAEIAGETEEFTAEKMLVSVGRQANTEGIGIENTEIQLDKGYIQTKSTFQTKESHIYAIGDAIGGLQLAHVASHEGIAAVEHIAGLSPEPINYTNISRCIYSSPEAASVGLTEAQAKEQGFNVKVGKFPFAAIGKALVNGNADGFVKIIADKDTDDLLGIHMIGAHVTDLISEAGLAMVLDATPWEVASTIHPHPSLSEVMGEASLAVDGKAIHM, from the coding sequence ATGGCAGTCGAATATGATGTAGTTATTTTAGGCGGCGGAACGGGCGGATATGTAGCAGCGATTCGCGCAGCACAATTAGGTCTTAAAACAGCTTTAGTTGAAAAGGAGCTTTTAGGTGGAACTTGCTTGCATAAAGGATGCATTCCAAGCAAAGCATTGCTGAAAAGCGCTGAAGTATACAAAATGGCTAAAACGGATTCTGCACATTTCGGTGTGGACACAGACGGCGCTACGCTGAACTTTACCCGAGTACAAGCAAGGAAAGAAGAAATCGTCCAACAGCTTCATAAAGGAGTCACTGCCTTGATGAAGAAAGGAAAAATAGATGTCTACGAAGGTTTTGGCAGAATGTTAGGGCCATCTATATTCTCTCCAATGCCTGGCACCATTTCTGTTGAAATGAATAACGGTGAAGAAAATGAAATGCTTATCTTAAAAAACCTTATTTTAGCTACCGGATCAAGACCCCGAACATTGCCGGGACTTGAACTAGATGAAATCCAAGTACTTTCTTCAGACGGTGCATTAAGAATGACCGAATTACCGAAGTCGATGCTAATCGTCGGCGGCGGAGTCATCGGTATCGAATGGGCTTCCATGTTAAATGACTTTGGAGTTGAGGTCACGGTGATTGAATATGCTGACAGAATCATACCGACCGAAGACGAAGACATTTCAAAAGAAATGAAAAAGCTTCTTTCGAAAAGAGGAGTCACTTTAATCACAGGTGCAAAAGTATTGCCTGAAACACTCAAGAAAACAGAAGAAGCAGTTACCATTTCAGCTGAAATTGCTGGTGAAACGGAAGAGTTTACAGCTGAGAAAATGCTTGTATCCGTGGGAAGACAGGCCAATACAGAAGGAATCGGTATCGAGAACACAGAAATCCAGTTAGACAAAGGCTACATACAAACAAAATCGACATTCCAAACGAAAGAAAGCCATATCTATGCAATTGGCGATGCAATCGGCGGACTTCAATTGGCACATGTAGCATCACACGAAGGGATCGCTGCAGTTGAACATATAGCTGGACTTTCACCGGAACCTATCAATTATACAAACATTTCACGTTGTATCTATTCAAGCCCTGAAGCGGCGAGTGTCGGGTTGACTGAAGCACAAGCAAAAGAGCAAGGGTTCAATGTAAAGGTCGGTAAATTCCCATTCGCAGCAATCGGCAAAGCACTCGTTAACGGTAACGCGGACGGATTCGTAAAAATAATCGCCGACAAAGATACCGACGACCTATTAGGGATCCACATGATCGGAGCACACGTAACAGATTTAATTTCCGAAGCAGGCCTCGCGATGGTCCTTGACGCCACTCCATGGGAAGTAGCATCAACCATCCACCCGCACCCATCCCTTTCCGAAGTAATGGGCGAAGCATCACTCGCAGTCGATGGAAAAGCAATTCATATGTAA
- the buk gene encoding butyrate kinase, with protein sequence MHKDIFRILVINPGSTSTKIGVYDNEHLVFEDTLRHSAEELAQYPSVIDQYVFRKDSIIASLERGGVALDELHAVCGRGGLLRPIAGGTYTVNARMIEDLKKGYSGQHASNLGGIIADEIASATKIPAFIVDPVVVDEMHPLARISGFSLINRKSIFHALNQKAVARRYAKEIGKRYEDLRLIVTHMGGGITVGAHRFGRVIDVNNGLHGDGPFSPERAGTVPTGDLVDLCYSGTYFRTEIMSKLVGKGGLVGYLGTNDAVTVEKRIDAGDEEAALVYEAMAYQVAKEIGSAATVLEGNVDAIILTGGLAYGKQYVEMINSRVQWIADVVVYPGEDELQALAEGALRVLNGEEKAKTYPA encoded by the coding sequence GTGCATAAAGATATCTTTAGAATCCTGGTCATCAATCCAGGGTCTACATCAACGAAAATCGGTGTGTACGATAACGAGCACCTTGTATTTGAAGACACATTGAGACATTCAGCAGAGGAACTTGCACAATATCCTTCAGTCATCGATCAATACGTTTTCAGGAAAGATTCTATTATCGCATCTTTAGAACGCGGAGGAGTCGCCTTGGATGAACTGCATGCAGTTTGCGGTCGAGGTGGACTTCTCCGTCCGATTGCGGGCGGAACATATACTGTGAATGCAAGAATGATCGAAGACTTGAAAAAGGGCTATTCCGGACAGCATGCATCAAATCTTGGTGGCATCATAGCAGACGAAATTGCTAGTGCGACTAAGATTCCGGCATTCATCGTCGATCCAGTAGTCGTTGATGAAATGCATCCGCTCGCCCGTATTTCAGGATTTTCTTTAATCAATCGAAAATCGATTTTTCACGCATTGAATCAAAAAGCGGTTGCAAGACGATATGCCAAAGAAATAGGCAAACGTTATGAAGACCTGCGCCTTATTGTCACCCATATGGGTGGAGGTATAACTGTTGGCGCACATCGTTTTGGAAGAGTGATCGATGTCAATAACGGCTTGCACGGAGATGGTCCATTTAGCCCGGAACGTGCGGGAACTGTTCCAACTGGGGATTTAGTCGATCTATGCTATTCAGGAACTTATTTCAGAACAGAAATCATGTCCAAGTTGGTCGGCAAAGGCGGACTCGTCGGATACCTTGGAACAAATGATGCAGTCACTGTAGAAAAACGGATTGATGCAGGCGATGAAGAAGCAGCTCTTGTCTATGAAGCAATGGCATATCAGGTGGCAAAGGAAATTGGAAGTGCCGCAACTGTCCTTGAAGGGAATGTAGATGCCATAATTCTTACCGGTGGCCTTGCGTACGGGAAACAATACGTAGAAATGATAAACTCCAGGGTGCAATGGATTGCAGATGTAGTCGTCTATCCCGGTGAAGATGAATTGCAAGCACTTGCAGAAGGTGCTTTACGCGTCTTGAACGGTGAGGAGAAAGCAAAAACCTATCCCGCGTGA
- the bcd gene encoding branched-chain amino acid dehydrogenase, with the protein MELFKYMETHDYEQLVICQDKTSGLKAIIAIHDTTLGPALGGTRMWTYASEEEAIEDALRLAKGMTYKNAAAGLNLGGGKTVIIGNPKTDKNDEMFRAFGRFIEGLNGRYITAEDVGTTEEDMDLIHLETDYVTGVSAEFGSSGNPSPVTAYGVYKGMKAAAKEAFGSDSLEGKTIAVQGVGNVAYTLCEYLHEEGAKLIVTDINKEAVQRAVDAFGAIAVETDEIYSQDADIFAPCALGAIINDETIPQLKCKVIAGSANNQLKNPEHGDMIHEMGIVYAPDYVINSGGVINVADELAGYNRERAMKRVAGIYDTIEQIFAISKRDNIPTYVAADRLAEERIARVAKSRSQFLQNEKSVLSRRK; encoded by the coding sequence ATGGAATTATTTAAATATATGGAAACTCACGATTATGAACAACTGGTTATCTGTCAGGATAAAACATCCGGCCTTAAAGCAATCATCGCGATTCATGACACAACACTTGGACCAGCATTAGGTGGAACTCGCATGTGGACATACGCAAGTGAAGAAGAAGCAATTGAAGATGCACTACGACTTGCTAAAGGTATGACATATAAAAACGCAGCAGCCGGATTGAATCTTGGAGGCGGAAAAACAGTTATTATCGGAAATCCAAAAACGGATAAAAATGATGAAATGTTCCGTGCGTTTGGCCGTTTTATTGAAGGTTTAAATGGTAGATATATTACTGCCGAAGATGTTGGTACAACTGAAGAAGATATGGATTTAATCCACCTCGAAACTGATTATGTCACAGGGGTTTCCGCAGAATTCGGTTCATCAGGAAATCCATCACCAGTTACAGCATACGGCGTCTATAAAGGAATGAAAGCTGCAGCAAAAGAAGCATTCGGAAGTGATTCCCTTGAAGGCAAAACGATTGCAGTACAAGGTGTTGGAAACGTTGCCTATACACTTTGTGAGTATCTTCATGAAGAAGGCGCGAAATTGATCGTAACGGATATCAACAAAGAGGCCGTACAACGAGCTGTTGATGCGTTCGGTGCAATTGCTGTCGAAACTGATGAGATCTACTCACAAGATGCGGATATTTTTGCACCATGTGCACTTGGAGCGATCATCAATGACGAAACAATTCCACAATTGAAATGTAAAGTAATCGCAGGTTCTGCGAACAATCAATTGAAAAATCCAGAACACGGCGACATGATTCATGAAATGGGAATCGTTTACGCCCCAGACTATGTCATCAACTCAGGCGGTGTTATCAACGTTGCTGATGAGCTTGCAGGCTATAACCGTGAACGGGCGATGAAACGAGTTGCAGGAATTTACGATACGATTGAACAAATCTTCGCGATTTCAAAACGTGATAATATCCCAACTTACGTAGCCGCAGACCGTCTTGCAGAAGAAAGAATTGCAAGGGTTGCAAAATCTCGTAGCCAATTTTTGCAAAATGAAAAAAGCGTTCTTTCAAGAAGAAAATAA
- the yqiS gene encoding phosphate butyryltransferase — protein MTTLKSLVEKTAASGSRTVAVACAADPEVLQAVEMAMMKGIASFILIDNERILEQLIKERFPELRSNPYISIVHADTIQEAAEKAVRFVSSGEAQVLMKGNLPTAIVLKAVLNSEYGLRTGKVLSHVAAFEVEGYNRLLFVTDAGMNIAPNLEEKAQIIQNSVAVAKACGVDVPIVAPLAAIETINPVMAATTDAANLVVMNHRGQIKDCIIDGPLALDNAVSIKSAQHKGITSVTAGKADILVVPSIEAGNILYKSLMYFANAKVGGIIQGARAPIVLTSRSDSAETKLYSLALAIQTSKK, from the coding sequence ATGACGACACTAAAATCACTTGTTGAAAAAACCGCTGCGTCGGGTTCACGGACAGTCGCAGTAGCCTGTGCAGCGGACCCGGAAGTGCTTCAAGCTGTGGAGATGGCTATGATGAAAGGGATTGCCTCCTTTATACTCATTGATAATGAACGAATATTAGAGCAACTTATTAAGGAACGCTTTCCCGAACTTCGGAGCAACCCTTATATTTCTATCGTGCATGCCGATACTATTCAGGAAGCAGCCGAGAAAGCTGTCCGTTTCGTTTCAAGCGGTGAAGCACAAGTTCTGATGAAGGGGAATTTACCGACAGCAATCGTCTTAAAAGCTGTTTTGAACTCTGAATACGGCTTGCGAACGGGAAAGGTGCTTTCCCATGTAGCAGCCTTTGAAGTTGAAGGATACAACCGTTTGCTATTTGTCACGGATGCGGGAATGAATATTGCTCCTAACCTTGAAGAGAAAGCACAAATCATCCAAAATTCAGTGGCAGTTGCTAAAGCTTGTGGAGTTGATGTACCGATTGTTGCACCCCTCGCAGCGATTGAAACTATCAATCCTGTAATGGCAGCTACGACGGATGCGGCAAACCTGGTTGTTATGAATCATAGAGGGCAAATTAAAGACTGCATTATCGACGGCCCGCTTGCTTTAGATAATGCTGTGTCTATCAAATCGGCCCAACATAAAGGAATCACAAGTGTAACGGCTGGGAAGGCGGATATCCTTGTCGTGCCGTCGATAGAAGCAGGAAATATTCTATATAAATCACTTATGTATTTCGCCAATGCAAAAGTCGGTGGAATTATACAAGGTGCAAGAGCGCCGATCGTTCTCACTTCGAGATCTGATAGTGCAGAAACAAAGTTGTATTCATTGGCGCTAGCCATACAGACTTCAAAAAAATAA